In Finegoldia magna ATCC 53516, a genomic segment contains:
- the mutL gene encoding DNA mismatch repair endonuclease MutL, which yields MIKLLSEDTIQKIAAGEVIERPVSVIKELVENSIDAGSDTIVVEIKNGGKDFISVSDNGSGIEKNEIELAFKRHSTSKLEKFDDLYDIRTLGFRGEALASILAVSKLSVSTRTKSEKIGKKVEFRNSKVISESDVAMNVGTKIVIKDLFYNVPVRKKFMKTDQTEANLITTTMYKFAICNTDVSIKYIKDNKTLFETKKNSSIRENIINLFGTSMSNNLLDIDINSRDYKIHGYISNNNLYRANRQMQYIFLNGRFVKSEDIRNTVESNYKSVIPNGRFPLFWLFFEINPKLVDVNVHPNKQKVKISIIDEILEELNKKVRFLLENNASIANISQSIPDEDKYKDLRRNYFESDSNLTNYKYDKVSEPTFSYNLFNDNSKLSNFRNIKYNDKSEDIIRNPKTTEDFFGGNKIVNQNNLFNKDSEQIKVESSLKKYDKFDILTVLFKTYVLAKDEFDSKIYLFDQHACHERINYEKLTKQMQDKEVVSQNLAFPVNISLTDDLMEIYVNNKNIFEELGYESDVFSDDSVVIRAVPYLFGNSNAEFLFTDILDTIAKNSNDPFDVIESKVIKRSCKMSVKAGDTLSNFEIIKLLEDLFKCEYPLTCPHGRPTFIEMNEKDLEKMFMRIK from the coding sequence ATGATTAAGTTATTGTCAGAAGATACAATTCAAAAAATCGCAGCAGGTGAAGTTATTGAAAGACCTGTTTCAGTTATAAAAGAGCTAGTTGAAAACTCTATAGATGCTGGAAGTGATACCATCGTTGTAGAAATTAAAAATGGTGGAAAAGATTTTATATCTGTTAGCGATAATGGTTCTGGAATTGAAAAAAACGAAATAGAATTAGCGTTTAAAAGACACTCAACTAGTAAGCTTGAAAAATTTGATGATTTGTATGATATAAGAACATTAGGTTTTAGAGGAGAAGCTCTAGCTAGTATTCTTGCTGTGAGTAAACTTTCTGTTAGTACGAGAACAAAATCAGAAAAAATTGGGAAGAAAGTTGAGTTTAGAAATTCAAAGGTTATAAGTGAATCTGATGTTGCAATGAATGTCGGAACTAAAATAGTAATCAAAGATCTGTTTTACAATGTACCTGTAAGAAAAAAGTTTATGAAGACAGACCAGACAGAAGCAAATCTAATAACAACCACAATGTACAAATTTGCTATTTGCAACACAGATGTTTCTATTAAATACATTAAAGATAATAAGACTTTGTTTGAAACAAAAAAGAATTCTTCCATAAGGGAGAATATTATTAACTTATTTGGCACTTCAATGTCCAATAATCTACTAGATATTGATATAAATTCACGAGATTACAAAATCCATGGCTATATTTCAAATAATAATTTGTATAGAGCTAATAGACAGATGCAATATATATTTCTAAATGGTAGATTTGTTAAATCTGAAGACATTAGAAATACAGTAGAATCTAATTATAAATCTGTAATACCTAATGGGAGATTTCCGTTATTTTGGCTGTTTTTTGAAATAAATCCTAAGCTTGTAGATGTTAATGTTCATCCCAATAAACAAAAAGTTAAAATTTCTATTATTGATGAAATATTGGAAGAACTTAATAAAAAAGTTAGATTTTTATTAGAAAATAATGCAAGCATTGCAAATATTAGTCAATCAATTCCTGATGAAGATAAATACAAAGATTTAAGAAGGAATTATTTTGAATCTGATTCTAACTTAACTAACTATAAATACGATAAGGTATCAGAGCCAACTTTTTCTTATAACCTTTTTAATGATAATTCAAAATTAAGTAATTTTAGAAATATAAAATACAATGATAAGTCAGAAGATATTATCAGAAATCCAAAAACTACCGAAGATTTTTTTGGTGGTAACAAGATAGTAAATCAAAATAATTTATTTAATAAAGATAGTGAACAGATTAAAGTCGAATCTTCTTTAAAAAAATATGACAAATTTGATATACTAACAGTTTTATTCAAAACTTATGTTTTAGCTAAGGATGAGTTTGACAGTAAAATATATTTATTTGATCAACACGCATGTCATGAGAGAATTAATTATGAAAAACTAACAAAACAAATGCAAGATAAAGAAGTAGTATCACAAAATTTAGCTTTTCCAGTTAATATATCTTTAACTGATGATTTAATGGAAATATATGTGAATAACAAGAATATATTTGAAGAATTGGGATATGAAAGTGATGTTTTTTCTGATGATTCCGTAGTTATTCGTGCTGTTCCTTATTTATTTGGAAATTCAAATGCTGAGTTTTTATTTACTGATATTTTGGATACAATTGCTAAGAATTCAAATGATCCTTTTGACGTAATAGAGTCTAAAGTAATAAAGAGATCTTGTAAAATGAGCGTAAAAGCCGGTGATACATTAAGTAACTTTGAAATAATTAAACTTTTAGAAGATTTATTTAAGTGCGAATATCCATTAACTTGTCCTCATGGAAGACCCACTTTTATTGAAATGAATGAAAAAGATTTAGAAAAAATGTTTATGAGGATAAAATGA
- the miaA gene encoding tRNA (adenosine(37)-N6)-dimethylallyltransferase MiaA: MRKKCIVIVGPTGVGKTRLSIFLAKRLNSEIISADSMQIYKYMDIGTAKVEPKYQKEIKHHLIDIVEPNENFNVEQFQSLCIDKIEEISSKNKIPIIVGGTGLYINSITHKLEFNTVKSDEKLRHELENIAESQGNQKLHKMLEDLDPESASKIHKNNVRRVIRAIEVYKLTGHKFSEINDKFDHYNDDYDFYIIGLNDDREILYERINQRVDEMIDEGFMAECKYIYELTDENSQSIQAIGYREAFMYLNNEISFKDMVNLMKKNSRKYAKRQLTWFRQDERIHWMNLENFNKFEDIEQICLENLKEWLYDKR; this comes from the coding sequence ATGAGAAAAAAATGTATTGTAATCGTCGGACCTACTGGAGTAGGGAAGACAAGGTTAAGTATTTTTTTAGCAAAAAGATTAAACAGCGAGATTATTTCAGCAGATTCTATGCAAATTTATAAGTATATGGATATTGGTACTGCAAAAGTTGAACCAAAATATCAGAAAGAAATAAAACATCATTTGATAGATATAGTTGAACCGAATGAGAATTTTAATGTAGAACAATTTCAAAGTCTTTGCATAGATAAAATTGAAGAAATTTCATCTAAAAATAAAATTCCAATAATTGTTGGAGGAACAGGATTATATATCAATTCTATAACACATAAATTGGAATTTAACACTGTTAAGTCTGATGAAAAATTAAGACATGAATTGGAAAATATTGCAGAATCACAAGGCAATCAAAAACTCCATAAAATGCTGGAGGATTTAGACCCTGAGTCGGCAAGTAAAATTCACAAGAACAATGTGAGACGTGTTATTAGAGCAATTGAAGTATACAAGCTTACTGGTCATAAATTTAGTGAAATAAACGACAAATTCGATCATTATAACGATGATTATGATTTTTATATAATTGGACTAAATGATGATAGAGAGATCCTTTATGAAAGGATAAATCAAAGAGTAGATGAGATGATCGATGAAGGCTTTATGGCTGAATGTAAATATATTTATGAATTGACAGATGAAAATTCTCAATCAATTCAAGCTATAGGTTACAGAGAAGCTTTCATGTATTTGAATAATGAAATCTCTTTTAAAGATATGGTTAATTTAATGAAAAAAAATAGCAGAAAATATGCCAAGAGACAATTAACTTGGTTCAGACAAGATGAAAGAATTCATTGGATGAATTTGGAAAATTTTAATAAATTTGAAGATATTGAACAAATTTGTTTGGAAAATTTGAAAGAATGGTTATATGATAAAAGATAA
- a CDS encoding aminotransferase class I/II-fold pyridoxal phosphate-dependent enzyme, translating to MIKDKIKEWYDVDDFSYDTVIESNNQLSDKFKELENLEFVNQLKVLKAFQDNKLQATDFASTTGYGYGDVGRDKCEAIFRDIFKAEDCLVRPSIASGTHALSLLMKGVLLPGDKLLYITGLPYDTLQEVIGIEGNSPCNLREYGIDFDYVDLVDNNIDLEAVESKVDSSVKMIAIQRSTGYSLRNAINIEQIEKAAKFIKEKFPEIIIMVDNCYGEFTEYKEPIEVGCDVIAGSLIKNPGGGIALSGGYIAGKKSIIDRVANTLTAPGIGKEVGITFGTTRNTLQGLFLAPKITIEAMKSALLFSHVFKKLGFKTIPDVEDKRSDIICAIILKNEERVVEFCRSIQESSVVDSHVVPYPWDMPGYDDKVIMASGSFIDGSSIEISADGPLREPYVAYFQGSLSYNQALLACMKVVKNLKNKNLI from the coding sequence ATGATAAAAGATAAAATAAAAGAATGGTATGATGTAGATGATTTTAGCTATGATACAGTCATAGAAAGTAATAATCAACTATCAGATAAATTTAAAGAATTGGAAAATTTGGAGTTTGTTAATCAACTTAAGGTTTTGAAAGCTTTCCAAGATAATAAGTTACAAGCTACTGATTTTGCATCAACAACTGGATATGGATATGGAGATGTTGGAAGAGATAAATGTGAAGCGATTTTTAGGGATATTTTTAAGGCAGAAGACTGCCTTGTTAGACCTTCAATTGCTTCTGGAACTCACGCATTGAGCTTGTTAATGAAAGGCGTATTATTGCCTGGAGATAAGTTATTATATATTACGGGTTTGCCTTACGATACATTACAAGAAGTGATAGGCATTGAAGGCAATTCTCCTTGTAATTTAAGGGAGTATGGGATTGACTTTGACTATGTTGATTTGGTAGATAATAATATAGATTTAGAAGCTGTAGAATCTAAAGTAGACTCTTCGGTAAAAATGATTGCTATTCAAAGGTCAACAGGATATAGCTTAAGAAATGCTATAAATATTGAACAAATTGAAAAAGCAGCTAAATTTATCAAAGAAAAATTTCCTGAAATTATCATCATGGTTGACAACTGTTACGGAGAGTTCACTGAATACAAAGAGCCTATTGAAGTTGGATGTGATGTTATTGCTGGATCTTTGATAAAAAATCCAGGTGGAGGAATAGCTCTTTCTGGTGGATACATTGCTGGTAAAAAGTCTATTATTGATAGGGTAGCGAATACTTTAACAGCACCAGGAATAGGGAAGGAAGTAGGTATAACTTTTGGTACTACAAGAAATACATTACAAGGATTATTTTTAGCTCCTAAAATTACGATAGAAGCTATGAAATCGGCATTATTATTTTCTCACGTATTTAAAAAATTAGGATTTAAAACAATTCCTGATGTAGAAGATAAAAGAAGTGATATAATTTGTGCGATTATTCTAAAAAACGAAGAAAGAGTTGTAGAATTTTGTAGATCAATTCAAGAGTCATCTGTCGTAGATTCACACGTAGTTCCTTATCCTTGGGATATGCCAGGATATGATGATAAAGTTATAATGGCATCAGGAAGCTTTATAGATGGTTCTAGCATAGAGATTTCAGCTGATGGTCCATTAAGAGAACCTTATGTCGCTTATTTTCAAGGATCACTGAGTTATAATCAAGCATTACTTGCTTGTATGAAAGTTGTTAAGAATTTAAAAAATAAAAATTTAATTTAA
- the lexA gene encoding transcriptional repressor LexA, translated as MYDDLTSKQIEILKFIKRYIDYKGYPPAIREIGDSLNINSTSTVHNNILKLEMKGYLRRDPLKNRALEIIDSVYEEQENEIKKETIDVPIVGKVQAGMPILAIENVEDTFPLPIEYTSQGVVFILKVQGESMIEDGILNGDKIIVRKQNTANNGDIVVALMDESATVKRFYRHSDHIELRPSNSTMYPIIVKDVEILGKVIGLYRTIY; from the coding sequence ATGTACGATGATTTAACCTCTAAGCAAATAGAAATATTAAAATTTATAAAAAGATATATAGATTACAAAGGATATCCCCCTGCTATTCGTGAAATTGGTGATAGTTTGAATATCAATTCTACATCAACTGTTCATAATAATATTTTGAAATTAGAAATGAAGGGTTATTTAAGAAGAGATCCTTTAAAAAATAGAGCCTTAGAAATTATAGATAGTGTTTATGAAGAACAAGAAAACGAAATAAAAAAAGAGACTATAGATGTTCCTATTGTTGGAAAAGTTCAAGCTGGAATGCCAATTTTGGCCATAGAAAATGTCGAAGATACATTTCCTCTTCCTATTGAATATACATCACAAGGTGTAGTATTTATTTTGAAAGTCCAAGGAGAATCTATGATTGAAGATGGAATATTAAACGGCGATAAAATAATTGTTCGCAAACAAAATACTGCAAACAATGGTGATATTGTCGTTGCATTAATGGACGAATCAGCAACAGTTAAAAGATTTTACAGACATTCAGATCATATTGAATTAAGACCTTCAAATTCAACTATGTATCCTATTATTGTAAAAGATGTAGAAATTTTAGGAAAAGTTATTGGTTTATACAGAACAATTTATTAA
- a CDS encoding LysM peptidoglycan-binding domain-containing protein — protein sequence MKKYKITNKFKFFRFISICFVALCLMTLVLTSNLSYGNYENQEYSTEYYIVEPSDSLWKISTKFKPDNMSTRQFISIIKQYNRFIEGSSIKVGEHLNIPLINK from the coding sequence ATGAAAAAATATAAAATTACAAATAAGTTCAAATTTTTTAGATTTATATCGATTTGTTTTGTAGCATTGTGTTTGATGACTCTAGTATTAACGTCTAATCTTAGTTACGGTAATTACGAGAATCAAGAATATAGCACTGAGTATTATATCGTAGAACCATCAGATTCATTATGGAAAATTTCTACAAAATTCAAACCAGATAATATGAGTACAAGACAATTCATATCAATAATAAAACAATATAATCGATTTATAGAAGGTAGCTCAATTAAAGTAGGCGAACATTTGAACATACCTTTAATAAATAAATAA
- a CDS encoding tyrosine recombinase XerC encodes MNSYPMILMDFLDYLETIKGRSSNTVKEYAYDINLMIKYIIARKQNIKLKSFDDIVKIDSSDVDLNFFKNIDVIDLHSFMGFLDHNRSNGSSTRSRKTSSIRTFYKYLINIRKLDIINPAELLDSPKKNIRQPVYLTLDESLNLLKVILREKDEEIKARDYCITVLFLNCGMRLSELSSINIDHIKTNTLRVIGKGNKERTVYLNDMCLDALDNYLKIRPEIDNDALFISKKRNRMSNRAIQYRIEHYLKAGGFDTSIYSVHKLRHTAATLMYQYGNVDIKVLQEILGHESVSTTQIYTHVDNNSLRSAVNKNPLNTLNNDLKNNS; translated from the coding sequence ATGAATAGCTATCCTATGATACTTATGGACTTTTTAGACTACTTAGAAACTATTAAAGGACGTTCGTCAAACACAGTTAAAGAATATGCTTACGATATCAATTTAATGATTAAATACATTATAGCGCGTAAGCAAAATATAAAATTAAAATCATTTGATGATATTGTTAAGATTGATTCTTCTGATGTAGATTTGAATTTTTTCAAAAATATCGATGTTATTGATTTGCACTCTTTTATGGGATTTTTAGACCATAACAGATCCAATGGTTCATCTACACGTAGCCGTAAAACTTCTAGTATAAGAACTTTTTATAAGTATCTTATCAATATAAGAAAATTAGATATAATAAACCCTGCAGAACTTTTAGATTCGCCGAAAAAAAATATTAGACAACCAGTATATCTCACGCTTGATGAATCATTAAATTTACTTAAAGTTATATTACGTGAAAAAGATGAAGAAATAAAAGCTCGTGATTATTGTATTACAGTATTATTTTTAAACTGTGGAATGAGACTATCTGAGCTTAGCAGCATAAATATTGATCATATAAAAACAAATACATTGAGAGTTATCGGTAAAGGAAACAAAGAAAGAACTGTTTATCTAAATGATATGTGTTTAGATGCTTTAGACAATTATCTTAAAATAAGACCAGAAATAGATAATGACGCTCTATTTATTAGTAAAAAAAGAAATAGAATGAGTAATCGTGCTATACAGTACAGAATTGAACATTATTTAAAAGCTGGTGGATTTGACACAAGTATATACAGTGTTCATAAATTACGTCACACAGCAGCCACTTTAATGTATCAGTATGGTAATGTCGATATAAAAGTACTGCAAGAAATTTTAGGACATGAATCAGTGTCAACCACACAAATATACACCCATGTAGATAATAACAGTTTAAGAAGTGCAGTAAATAAAAATCCACTTAATACCTTAAACAACGATTTAAAAAACAATAGCTAA
- a CDS encoding pyridoxal phosphate-dependent aminotransferase, whose translation MLSNKINSINPSLTLELSAKINKLKKEGIKVYNFTVGEPDFKTPRYIIDKTIEYLDNGIVRYTDTSGIPDLREEISLKLNKFNHIKCDKDSIVVSTGAKQAIVNSLFALTNPNDEVLIPSPYWLSYPEMCKLTDCKPVILPYNEHFKVDVDILNQYKNSNTKCLILNNPSNPTGVIYSKEELLSIGNWAVDNNIYIISDEIYERLSYDKEFISIGSLSDKINEITITINGFSKAYAMTGFRLGYSCSSKEVSKLIKRLQGHITSNANTLSQIAGLTALKDESNEVEQMIVEFKSRRDYIVSKLDEFNLEYIYPTGAFYVFIKMDQFYNSTINNSLELCNELLSKYNIAFVPGIVFGDDKYIRMSYATSIEDIKQGLENLNNFISDHKKYSK comes from the coding sequence ATGTTATCAAATAAAATTAACAGTATAAATCCATCTTTAACACTTGAGTTGAGTGCTAAAATTAATAAATTAAAAAAAGAAGGAATAAAAGTCTATAACTTTACAGTTGGAGAACCGGACTTTAAGACTCCTAGATATATAATTGATAAAACTATAGAGTACTTGGATAACGGAATTGTTAGATATACCGATACTAGCGGAATACCTGATTTACGAGAAGAAATAAGTTTAAAACTTAACAAATTTAACCATATAAAATGCGATAAAGATTCTATAGTCGTATCTACTGGAGCTAAACAAGCAATAGTTAATAGCTTATTTGCATTAACTAATCCTAATGATGAAGTTCTTATACCATCACCATATTGGTTAAGTTATCCTGAAATGTGTAAATTAACAGATTGTAAGCCTGTCATTTTACCATATAATGAACACTTTAAAGTCGATGTCGATATATTAAACCAATATAAAAACTCAAACACTAAGTGTCTTATATTAAATAATCCTTCTAATCCTACAGGAGTTATTTATTCAAAAGAAGAGTTACTTAGTATTGGTAACTGGGCAGTTGATAATAATATTTATATTATATCTGATGAAATTTACGAAAGATTATCATATGATAAAGAATTTATAAGTATAGGATCATTATCCGATAAAATTAATGAGATAACAATAACAATAAATGGTTTTTCAAAGGCTTATGCAATGACTGGATTTAGGTTGGGATATTCTTGTAGCTCTAAGGAGGTCTCTAAGCTCATAAAAAGACTTCAAGGACATATTACATCAAACGCGAATACATTGAGCCAAATAGCCGGTTTAACAGCGTTAAAAGACGAATCTAATGAAGTAGAGCAAATGATTGTGGAATTTAAGTCCAGAAGAGACTATATAGTATCAAAATTAGATGAATTTAACTTAGAATATATTTATCCAACAGGAGCATTCTATGTATTTATTAAAATGGATCAATTTTATAATAGCACAATTAATAATTCTTTAGAATTATGTAATGAATTGCTTTCAAAATATAATATTGCATTCGTACCAGGTATTGTTTTTGGAGATGATAAATATATTAGAATGAGCTATGCAACAAGTATTGAAGATATTAAACAAGGATTAGAAAACTTAAACAATTTCATATCAGATCATAAAAAATATAGCAAATAA
- a CDS encoding PHP domain-containing protein, which produces MIDMHVHSTESDGRLSIEEIQKTANKNHIDEIAITDHDILMSPDPELCNTNIIKAVEFGITYKNKEVHILGYYVDSYNENLRKISELAINDRANRLDIFEKNFAKFGIKIDKEKVLNYSKDKVFSRSNLAQYLVDINICKNKNEAFNEYLSPKGKCYVAKNFTSLQNIIDSIKSANGVCVLAHPITLNDDNIVNEIIDMGIDGIEVINSKHSFTDIKKYLNIAIKNRLLYTAGSDCHGKQFDGNYLMGNFALNYSSLKSIKKLHELRSNYVIK; this is translated from the coding sequence ATGATTGATATGCACGTACATTCTACAGAAAGTGATGGAAGATTAAGTATTGAAGAAATTCAAAAAACTGCAAATAAAAATCATATAGATGAAATTGCAATTACTGATCATGATATTTTAATGTCTCCTGATCCAGAACTTTGTAATACTAACATCATAAAAGCTGTAGAATTTGGTATAACTTATAAAAACAAAGAAGTACATATTCTTGGGTATTATGTAGATAGTTACAATGAAAACTTACGAAAAATTTCTGAATTGGCTATAAATGATAGAGCAAATAGACTTGATATTTTTGAGAAGAATTTTGCTAAATTCGGAATCAAAATTGACAAAGAAAAAGTCCTAAATTATAGTAAGGATAAAGTTTTTTCTAGAAGTAATTTAGCTCAATACTTAGTTGATATTAATATATGCAAAAATAAAAACGAAGCTTTTAACGAATATTTGTCTCCAAAAGGTAAATGTTATGTCGCAAAAAACTTCACATCACTACAAAACATTATTGATTCTATAAAATCAGCTAATGGAGTATGTGTTTTAGCACATCCTATAACATTGAATGATGATAATATCGTAAATGAAATAATAGATATGGGTATTGATGGAATTGAAGTAATTAATTCAAAGCACTCATTTACTGATATAAAAAAATATTTAAATATAGCGATAAAAAACAGGCTACTATATACAGCAGGAAGCGACTGTCATGGTAAGCAGTTTGATGGTAACTATTTAATGGGAAATTTTGCATTAAATTATTCATCACTTAAATCTATAAAAAAACTACACGAATTAAGGAGCAATTATGTTATCAAATAA
- the rny gene encoding ribonuclease Y: protein MSTATSLIIAIIAAILGIVIGFFLRKSMAEKKIRSAEDYAVKIIEDANKDAETKKKELLVEAKDEIFKMKSDLDRENKSRLKEISRQEDRLNSKEENLERKNASLEKKHKKLDSELKKADDMQQKIQSIIDEKELELEKVAGLTSDEAKNIVLDRVKSETIREQAAIIKEIESKTKEESEKFAREIISTSIQRYAADQVAESTVSVVNLPNDDMKGRIIGREGRNIRAFETLTGVDLIIDDTPEAVVLSAFDPVRREIARIALEKLIVDGRIHPTRIEEMVEKAKKEVDNTIREKGEEACDETNVHGLHPELIKILGKLHYRTSYGQNVLKHSIEVSNIAGMLASELGVNVKLAKRGGLLHDLGKAIDHEIEGPHVELGVNAAKRFKEPKDVINCIEAHHGDVEPTCIESILVQSADAISAARPGARRESMENYIQRLENLEQIANSFDGIESSYAIQAGREIRIMVKPEVIDESSMVILAKDVAHKIESELEYPGQIKVNVIRENRVSDYAK from the coding sequence ATGAGCACCGCGACATCTTTAATAATTGCTATAATTGCTGCAATTTTAGGTATTGTAATAGGTTTCTTTTTGAGAAAAAGCATGGCCGAGAAAAAAATCAGAAGTGCTGAAGATTATGCTGTTAAAATAATTGAAGATGCAAACAAAGATGCTGAAACTAAGAAGAAAGAACTATTAGTAGAAGCAAAAGATGAAATCTTTAAGATGAAAAGTGATTTGGATCGAGAAAACAAATCTCGATTGAAAGAAATCAGTCGTCAAGAAGATAGACTTAATTCTAAAGAAGAAAATTTAGAACGAAAAAATGCATCATTAGAAAAGAAGCATAAAAAGCTAGATTCAGAATTAAAGAAAGCTGATGATATGCAACAAAAAATTCAATCCATAATAGATGAAAAAGAATTAGAATTGGAAAAAGTTGCAGGATTAACAAGCGATGAAGCTAAGAATATTGTTCTTGATAGAGTTAAATCTGAAACAATACGCGAGCAAGCTGCTATTATTAAAGAAATCGAATCCAAAACTAAGGAAGAATCTGAAAAATTTGCAAGAGAAATCATTAGTACATCAATTCAAAGATATGCCGCAGATCAAGTAGCGGAATCTACTGTGTCTGTTGTTAATTTACCAAATGACGATATGAAAGGTAGAATCATTGGTCGTGAAGGAAGAAACATTAGAGCATTTGAAACTTTAACAGGTGTAGATTTAATAATTGATGATACTCCAGAAGCGGTTGTATTATCAGCTTTTGATCCCGTAAGACGTGAAATTGCAAGAATCGCTTTGGAAAAACTTATAGTTGATGGAAGAATTCATCCTACTAGAATTGAAGAAATGGTTGAAAAAGCCAAAAAAGAAGTAGATAATACTATAAGAGAAAAAGGCGAAGAAGCTTGTGATGAAACTAATGTACATGGTTTACATCCAGAATTGATTAAAATTCTAGGTAAACTACATTACAGAACAAGTTATGGACAAAATGTTCTTAAACATTCTATTGAGGTATCTAATATCGCTGGAATGCTTGCAAGTGAACTAGGAGTAAACGTGAAATTAGCTAAAAGAGGTGGATTACTTCACGATTTAGGAAAAGCAATTGACCACGAAATCGAAGGACCACACGTTGAACTAGGTGTTAACGCTGCCAAAAGATTCAAAGAACCAAAAGATGTTATCAATTGTATTGAGGCTCATCATGGCGATGTTGAACCAACATGTATTGAATCTATATTAGTTCAATCTGCTGATGCAATATCAGCAGCAAGACCTGGAGCTAGACGTGAATCTATGGAAAACTATATCCAAAGATTAGAAAATCTAGAACAAATAGCTAATTCATTTGATGGTATTGAAAGTTCTTATGCTATACAAGCTGGTAGAGAAATCAGAATTATGGTTAAACCAGAAGTTATTGACGAAAGCTCTATGGTTATATTAGCAAAAGATGTAGCTCATAAAATTGAAAGTGAATTAGAATATCCTGGACAAATTAAAGTAAATGTCATTAGAGAAAATAGGGTATCAGATTACGCAAAATAA